In Alosa alosa isolate M-15738 ecotype Scorff River chromosome 23, AALO_Geno_1.1, whole genome shotgun sequence, a single window of DNA contains:
- the rbm26 gene encoding RNA-binding protein 26 isoform X2 encodes MIIENLDALKTWLSKTLEPICDADPSALAKYVVALVKKDKSEKELKALCNDQLDVFLQKETQTFVDKLFEALNSKSYLPQPVLEQPASTSRPADSHQRTDKDEPRKEEVRRPQERIGQRELFGVPSREEDRDKKFSRRVNHSPQPSRYSRDSRRLDDRKKDDRSRKREYERNLPRRDSYRERYNRRRGRSRSYSRSRSRSKERPRDRDRDRERDRDRERERDRTRSRSRSRSPGRSRERDSGKSKYEHERAERPDTGPADGYSNPPLVPGPSSSHFPVPTLSSTITVIAPAHHGNNSTETWSDFPPDHQLDHAPYARGAVPQQRKRCRDYDEKGFCMRGDMCPFDHGSDPVVVEDVNLPSILPFQPPPLPGVDGPPPPGLPPPPPLMTPVNLRPPVPPPGTMPPSLPPVAGPPPPLPALQPSGMDAPPNSVTSSVPTIVTSGVRPPITQPPPPLFTSDSFEMDGYNPEAPSMSGSRPIFRHRVNPQRSNLIGLTMGGVDLEPREKMPNSNNMRIVLDSDSRKRLGGPHDGPGPVKKPWLDKPSYNKPNHQGFHKKNPFSLANTKLDVRVIPPELNNISKLNEHFSKFGTIVNLQVAYRNDSEAALIQFSTYEEAKRAMLSTEAVLNNRFIKVNWHRDDPPPTHTSQNMQGIQPSQDVPATTPKQSVKDRLGPVPACNSELPQDPNTASQNASKISVKERLGFPVRPAAPGGKVCSPSMGLTKTVFNPAALKTVNKGASYMGTTTPEEALKRKQEAMKLQQDVRKKKQEILEKHIEAQKLLISKLEKNKSMKAEDKAQIKSTLTTLTQSITKLQEEIKGLASPSMLKCIKSKAQAQKELLDTEMDLYKKTQAGEDTAQLKIKYTQLQLEAAKRGLLSTARGRGAHARGRGVLRGRGRGIRGRGRGGQSVHAVVDHRPRSLEITGFSDADRVDVLPHFAQFGEIEDCQMEDLCQNAIITYKTRAEAELAALHGVRFNNQLLRLSWHKPPVPLTTSDPEEAEPEEEEFQEDSLADDVLLQDDDEDDDHESRPWRR; translated from the exons ATGATCATTGAAAACTTGGATGCCTTGAAGACGTGGCTCTCCAAAACGCTTGAACCCAT TTGTGATGCAGACCCATCTGCCCTTGCGAAGTATGTTGTCGCCTTGGTAAAGAAAGATAAATCGGAGAAGGAATTGAAAGCACTATGCAACGACCAGTTGGATGTATTTCTACAGAAAG AGACCCAAACATTTGTGGATAAACTTTTTGAAGCTTTGAACTCAAAGAGTTACCTACCTCAGCCTGTCCTCGAGCAGCCTGCCTCCACGAGCCGCCCCGCCGACTCGCACCAGCGCACAGACAAGGATGAGCCAAGGAAAGAAGAGGTGCGCAGGCCCCAGGAAAGGATTGGGCAGAGGGAATTGTTTGGGGTG CCCAGTCGTGAGGAGGACCGAGATAAAAAGTTCTCCAGGAGGGTGAACCACAGCCCCCAGCCTAGCCGCTACAGTCGAGACAGCAG AAGACTGGATGACCGCAAGAAGGATGACCGCTCCAGAAAGCGGGAGTATGAGCGGAACTTGCCAAGGCGCGACTCGTATCGGGAGCGCTACAACCGGCGACGGGGCCGTAGCCGCTCCTACAGTCGCAGCCGCAGTCGGAGCAAAGAGCGCCCCCGCGACCGTGACCGAGACCGCGAGCGGGACCGTGACCGTGAGAGAGAGCGCGACCGCACACGCAGCCGCTCACGGTCCAGGAGTCCTGGTCGCAGTAGAG AGAGGGATTCTGGGAAGAGCAAGTACGAGCACGAACGTGCTGAACGACCGGACACAGGGCCGGCCGATGGTTACTCCAACCCCCCCCTGGTTCCTGGCCCCTCCTCTTCCCACTTCCCTGTGCCTACGCTCAGCAGCACCATCACAGTCATCGCCCCTGCCCACCATGGCAACAACTCCACGGAGACCTGGTCTGACTTTCCTCCAGACCACCAGCTTGATCACGCCCCCTACGCCAGAGGAGCTGTACCCCAACAGAGGAAGCGCTGCCGGGACTATGATG AGAAGGGCTTCTGCATGCGGGGGGACATGTGTCCCTTTGACCACGGCAGTGACCCTGTGGTGGTTGAGGATGTAAACCTTCCCAGCATCCTCCCGTTCcagcctccacctctccctggGGTGGATGGTCCTCCCCCGCCTGgcctgccccctcccccacccctgaTGACGCCTGTCAACCTCAGGCCGCCTGTACCCCCTCCGGGTACCATGCCACCCAGCCTCCCTCCTGTCGCAG gtcccccaccccctctcccagCACTGCAGCCGTCAGGCATGGACGCCCCTCCCAACTCAGTTACCAGCTCAGTGCCCACCATTGTTACATCAGGGGTGAGACCCCCCATCACccagccccctccccctctcttcacctctg actcctTTGAAATGGATGGATACAATCCAGAGGCTCCCAGCATGAGTGGCAGTAGACCCATCTTCCGTCACCGTGTCAACCCACAGAGGTCCAATTTGATTGGCTTGACAATGGGAGGGGTGGACCTAGAGCCAAGAG AGAAGATGCCCAACAGCAACAACATGCGCATTGTTTTGGACTCTGACTCCAGGAAGAGATTAGGTGGACCTCACGATGGGCCAGGGCCTGTCAAGAAGCCCTGGTTAGACAA gccaAGCTACAATAAGCCTAATCACCAGGGCTTCCATAAGAAGAATCCCTTCAGCCTGGCAAACACCAAACTGGACGTACGTGTGATCCCACCCGAGCTGAACAACATCAGCAAACTCAACGAGCACTTCAGTAAATTCGGCACCATCGTTAACCtacag gtgGCTTACAGGAATGACTCGGAAGCGGCTCTGATCCAGTTCTCCACCTATGAGGAGGCCAAACGGGCCATGCTGAGCACTGAGGCAGTCCTCAACAACCGCTTCATCAAAGTCAACTGGCACAGAGATGaccccccaccaacacacacatcccaaaatATG CAGGGCATCCAGCCTTCCCAGGATGTCCCAGCCACCACCCCCAAACAATCGGTCAAGGACCGCTTGGGCCCAGTGCCCGCCTGCAACTCTGAGCTACCACAGGACCCCAACACTGCctcgcag AATGCATCAAAAATTTCCGTGAAGGAGAGGCTAGGGTTTCCCGTGAGACCTGCAGCTCCAGGAGGAAAG GTCTGCTCTCCGTCCATGGGGCTAACAAAGACCGTCTTCAACCCAGCAGCACTCAAAACTGTCAACAAGGGAGCGTCGTACATGGGCACGACCACTCCTGAGGAAGCACTGAAGAGAAAGCAG GAAGCCATGAAGCTGCAGCAGGACGTGAGGAAGAAGAAGCAGGAGATTCTGGAGAAGCACATTGAGGCCCAGAAG ctgCTGATCTCCAAGCTGGAGAAGAACAAGAGTATGAAGGCGGAGGACAAGGCTCAGATCAAGTCCACGCTGACCACCCTCACTCAGAGCATCACCAAACTCCAGGAGGAGATCAAAGGCCTCGCCAGCCCCAGCATGCTTAAGTGCATCAAGAGCAAAGCCCAG GCACAGAAGGAGCTTCTGGACACAGAAATGGACCTGTACAAGAAGACCCAGGCCGGAGAGGATACCGCCCAGCTGAAGATCAAATACACACAGCTCCAACTTGAG GCGGCCAAGCGGGGGCTCTTGAGTACGGCGCGGGGCCGAGGGGCTCACGCACGGGGTCGTGGGGTTCTGAGGGGCAGGGGCCGTGGGATCAGGGGCAGAGGGCGTGGGGGCCAGTCAGTGCACGCAGTGGTGGACCACCGGCCCCGCTCGCTCGAGATCACTGGCTTCAGTGATGCAGACCGCGTAGACGTTCTGCCACACTTTGCA CAATTTGGGGAGATTGAGGATTGCCAGATGGAAGACTTGTGTCAGAATGCCATAATCACCTACAAGACCCGTGCTGAAGCAGAGCTG gcgGCGCTGCATGGTGTGAGGTTCAATAACCAACTGCTGCGCCTGTCGTGGCACAAGCCGCCTGTGCCACTCACCACCAGTGACCCTGAGGAGGCCGaaccagaggaggaggag TTCCAGGAGGACTCGCTGGCGGATGACGTGCTGTTGCAGGATGACGACGAGGATGACGATCATGAATCTCGCCCATGgcggagatga
- the rbm26 gene encoding RNA-binding protein 26 isoform X5: MIIENLDALKTWLSKTLEPICDADPSALAKYVVALVKKDKSEKELKALCNDQLDVFLQKETQTFVDKLFEALNSKSYLPQPVLEQPASTSRPADSHQRTDKDEPRKEEPSREEDRDKKFSRRVNHSPQPSRYSRDSRRLDDRKKDDRSRKREYERNLPRRDSYRERYNRRRGRSRSYSRSRSRSKERPRDRDRDRERDRDRERERDRTRSRSRSRSPGRSRERDSGKSKYEHERAERPDTGPADGYSNPPLVPGPSSSHFPVPTLSSTITVIAPAHHGNNSTETWSDFPPDHQLDHAPYARGAVPQQRKRCRDYDEKGFCMRGDMCPFDHGSDPVVVEDVNLPSILPFQPPPLPGVDGPPPPGLPPPPPLMTPVNLRPPVPPPGTMPPSLPPVAGPPPPLPALQPSGMDAPPNSVTSSVPTIVTSGVRPPITQPPPPLFTSDSFEMDGYNPEAPSMSGSRPIFRHRVNPQRSNLIGLTMGGVDLEPREKMPNSNNMRIVLDSDSRKRLGGPHDGPGPVKKPWLDKPSYNKPNHQGFHKKNPFSLANTKLDVRVIPPELNNISKLNEHFSKFGTIVNLQVAYRNDSEAALIQFSTYEEAKRAMLSTEAVLNNRFIKVNWHRDDPPPTHTSQNMQGIQPSQDVPATTPKQSVKDRLGPVPACNSELPQDPNTASQNASKISVKERLGFPVRPAAPGGKVCSPSMGLTKTVFNPAALKTVNKGASYMGTTTPEEALKRKQEAMKLQQDVRKKKQEILEKHIEAQKLLISKLEKNKSMKAEDKAQIKSTLTTLTQSITKLQEEIKGLASPSMLKCIKSKAQAQKELLDTEMDLYKKTQAGEDTAQLKIKYTQLQLEAAKRGLLSTARGRGAHARGRGVLRGRGRGIRGRGRGGQSVHAVVDHRPRSLEITGFSDADRVDVLPHFAQFGEIEDCQMEDLCQNAIITYKTRAEAELAALHGVRFNNQLLRLSWHKPPVPLTTSDPEEAEPEEEEFQEDSLADDVLLQDDDEDDDHESRPWRR, from the exons ATGATCATTGAAAACTTGGATGCCTTGAAGACGTGGCTCTCCAAAACGCTTGAACCCAT TTGTGATGCAGACCCATCTGCCCTTGCGAAGTATGTTGTCGCCTTGGTAAAGAAAGATAAATCGGAGAAGGAATTGAAAGCACTATGCAACGACCAGTTGGATGTATTTCTACAGAAAG AGACCCAAACATTTGTGGATAAACTTTTTGAAGCTTTGAACTCAAAGAGTTACCTACCTCAGCCTGTCCTCGAGCAGCCTGCCTCCACGAGCCGCCCCGCCGACTCGCACCAGCGCACAGACAAGGATGAGCCAAGGAAAGAAGAG CCCAGTCGTGAGGAGGACCGAGATAAAAAGTTCTCCAGGAGGGTGAACCACAGCCCCCAGCCTAGCCGCTACAGTCGAGACAGCAG AAGACTGGATGACCGCAAGAAGGATGACCGCTCCAGAAAGCGGGAGTATGAGCGGAACTTGCCAAGGCGCGACTCGTATCGGGAGCGCTACAACCGGCGACGGGGCCGTAGCCGCTCCTACAGTCGCAGCCGCAGTCGGAGCAAAGAGCGCCCCCGCGACCGTGACCGAGACCGCGAGCGGGACCGTGACCGTGAGAGAGAGCGCGACCGCACACGCAGCCGCTCACGGTCCAGGAGTCCTGGTCGCAGTAGAG AGAGGGATTCTGGGAAGAGCAAGTACGAGCACGAACGTGCTGAACGACCGGACACAGGGCCGGCCGATGGTTACTCCAACCCCCCCCTGGTTCCTGGCCCCTCCTCTTCCCACTTCCCTGTGCCTACGCTCAGCAGCACCATCACAGTCATCGCCCCTGCCCACCATGGCAACAACTCCACGGAGACCTGGTCTGACTTTCCTCCAGACCACCAGCTTGATCACGCCCCCTACGCCAGAGGAGCTGTACCCCAACAGAGGAAGCGCTGCCGGGACTATGATG AGAAGGGCTTCTGCATGCGGGGGGACATGTGTCCCTTTGACCACGGCAGTGACCCTGTGGTGGTTGAGGATGTAAACCTTCCCAGCATCCTCCCGTTCcagcctccacctctccctggGGTGGATGGTCCTCCCCCGCCTGgcctgccccctcccccacccctgaTGACGCCTGTCAACCTCAGGCCGCCTGTACCCCCTCCGGGTACCATGCCACCCAGCCTCCCTCCTGTCGCAG gtcccccaccccctctcccagCACTGCAGCCGTCAGGCATGGACGCCCCTCCCAACTCAGTTACCAGCTCAGTGCCCACCATTGTTACATCAGGGGTGAGACCCCCCATCACccagccccctccccctctcttcacctctg actcctTTGAAATGGATGGATACAATCCAGAGGCTCCCAGCATGAGTGGCAGTAGACCCATCTTCCGTCACCGTGTCAACCCACAGAGGTCCAATTTGATTGGCTTGACAATGGGAGGGGTGGACCTAGAGCCAAGAG AGAAGATGCCCAACAGCAACAACATGCGCATTGTTTTGGACTCTGACTCCAGGAAGAGATTAGGTGGACCTCACGATGGGCCAGGGCCTGTCAAGAAGCCCTGGTTAGACAA gccaAGCTACAATAAGCCTAATCACCAGGGCTTCCATAAGAAGAATCCCTTCAGCCTGGCAAACACCAAACTGGACGTACGTGTGATCCCACCCGAGCTGAACAACATCAGCAAACTCAACGAGCACTTCAGTAAATTCGGCACCATCGTTAACCtacag gtgGCTTACAGGAATGACTCGGAAGCGGCTCTGATCCAGTTCTCCACCTATGAGGAGGCCAAACGGGCCATGCTGAGCACTGAGGCAGTCCTCAACAACCGCTTCATCAAAGTCAACTGGCACAGAGATGaccccccaccaacacacacatcccaaaatATG CAGGGCATCCAGCCTTCCCAGGATGTCCCAGCCACCACCCCCAAACAATCGGTCAAGGACCGCTTGGGCCCAGTGCCCGCCTGCAACTCTGAGCTACCACAGGACCCCAACACTGCctcgcag AATGCATCAAAAATTTCCGTGAAGGAGAGGCTAGGGTTTCCCGTGAGACCTGCAGCTCCAGGAGGAAAG GTCTGCTCTCCGTCCATGGGGCTAACAAAGACCGTCTTCAACCCAGCAGCACTCAAAACTGTCAACAAGGGAGCGTCGTACATGGGCACGACCACTCCTGAGGAAGCACTGAAGAGAAAGCAG GAAGCCATGAAGCTGCAGCAGGACGTGAGGAAGAAGAAGCAGGAGATTCTGGAGAAGCACATTGAGGCCCAGAAG ctgCTGATCTCCAAGCTGGAGAAGAACAAGAGTATGAAGGCGGAGGACAAGGCTCAGATCAAGTCCACGCTGACCACCCTCACTCAGAGCATCACCAAACTCCAGGAGGAGATCAAAGGCCTCGCCAGCCCCAGCATGCTTAAGTGCATCAAGAGCAAAGCCCAG GCACAGAAGGAGCTTCTGGACACAGAAATGGACCTGTACAAGAAGACCCAGGCCGGAGAGGATACCGCCCAGCTGAAGATCAAATACACACAGCTCCAACTTGAG GCGGCCAAGCGGGGGCTCTTGAGTACGGCGCGGGGCCGAGGGGCTCACGCACGGGGTCGTGGGGTTCTGAGGGGCAGGGGCCGTGGGATCAGGGGCAGAGGGCGTGGGGGCCAGTCAGTGCACGCAGTGGTGGACCACCGGCCCCGCTCGCTCGAGATCACTGGCTTCAGTGATGCAGACCGCGTAGACGTTCTGCCACACTTTGCA CAATTTGGGGAGATTGAGGATTGCCAGATGGAAGACTTGTGTCAGAATGCCATAATCACCTACAAGACCCGTGCTGAAGCAGAGCTG gcgGCGCTGCATGGTGTGAGGTTCAATAACCAACTGCTGCGCCTGTCGTGGCACAAGCCGCCTGTGCCACTCACCACCAGTGACCCTGAGGAGGCCGaaccagaggaggaggag TTCCAGGAGGACTCGCTGGCGGATGACGTGCTGTTGCAGGATGACGACGAGGATGACGATCATGAATCTCGCCCATGgcggagatga